A region of Catharus ustulatus isolate bCatUst1 chromosome 9, bCatUst1.pri.v2, whole genome shotgun sequence DNA encodes the following proteins:
- the SLC35A3 gene encoding UDP-N-acetylglucosamine transporter, with protein MSANLKYLSLGILVFQTTSLVLTMRYSRTLKEEGPRYLSSTAVVIAELLKILACVLLVYKDSKCNLRTLNRVLHDEILNKPMETLKLAIPSGIYTLQNNLLYVALSNLDAATYQVTYQLKILTTALFSVSMLSKKLGVYQWLSLVILMTGVAFVQWPSDSQATPAKEHSAGSQFVGLIAVLIACFSSGFAGVYFEKILKETKQSVWIRNIQLGFFGSIFGLMGVYIYDGEQLSKNGFFQGYNKLTWVVVILQALGGLVIAAVIKYADNILKGFATSLSIILSTLISYFWLQDFVPTSVFFLGAILVIAATFLYGYDPKPAGNPIKA; from the exons ATGTCTGCCAATTTAAAGTACCTTTCCTTGGGCATCCTGGTTTTTCAGACCACAAGTTTAGTGTTGACCATGCGCTATTCTCGGACACTGAAAGAAGAAGGACCTCGTTACTTATCCTCTACTGCAGTAGTTATTGCTGAACTTCTGAAGATTTTGGCCTGTGTTCTGTTAGTCTACAAAGACAGCA AATGCAATTTACGGACTCTGAACAGAGTGCTACATGATGAAATCCTTAACAAACCCATGGAAACTCTTAAACTTGCTATTCCTTCAGGAATTTACACTCTTCAGAACAACTTGCTATATGTAGCATTGTCAAACCTAGATGCAGCCACATACCAG GTTACATATCAGCTGAAAATTCTCACCACAGCATTGTTTTCTGTGTCCATGTTGAGCAAGAAACTGGGTGTATACCAGTGGCTGTCACTAGTAATATTGATGACAGGAGTGGCATTTGTGCAG TGGCCTTCAGACTCTCAAGCAACACCTGCTAAGGAGCACTCAGCAGGATCACAGTTTGTAGGCCTGATTGCAGTTCTCATAGCGTGTTTTTCTAGTGGATTTGCTGGGgtttattttgagaaaattttaaaggaaactaAGCAGTCTGTGTGGATCAGGAACATTCAGCTTG GCTTTTTTGGTAGCATATTTGGACTGATGGGTGTTTACATTTATGATGGAGAACAGCTGTCAAAGAATGGATTTTTTCAAGGATACAATAAACTTACTTGGGTGGTGGTGATTCTACAG GCACTTGGAGGGCTGGTGATTGCTGCTGTTATAAAATATGCTGACAACATTTTAAAGGGATTTGCGACTTCTCTCTCTATTATACTGTCGACATTGATCTCCTATTTCTGGCTGCAAGATTTTGTCCCTACAAG TGTGTTTTTCCTCGGAGCCATCCTTGTAATAGCAGCTACTTTTCTATACGGTTAtgatcccaaacctgcaggaaATCCCATTAAGGCATAG